In a genomic window of Babylonia areolata isolate BAREFJ2019XMU chromosome 3, ASM4173473v1, whole genome shotgun sequence:
- the LOC143279977 gene encoding uncharacterized protein LOC143279977, with product MAKAKRLNRNFCDMVEKANWQQEKKIGGLASDSSFVSIMEIPLKDLGSAGDRDPTRSQDYSAQASTDSSPHARRKQEGQEKKERHSRCMLVVGKGQSYQPNGRSGSRGGVDACQGSSTQSPTHDSFTTSIVSPTFLTLHPPLLSSSSSTLGSSVYHGALAKKRGESGGSPPSPSRPLSHFSLPTYATPIEERMSEPLPNGSLVRSRSYSERSHLRCDLDCQSHRKAADSLASHQRENRGELKNMCSIFSDNHGDLAVFLSRKVWEAKDNHATRVLLQKTRSYQDHLCFTDTWQQGLLEAERMTKEELLVLWRNSELELNRKLFEALKEKTRLEKKLAVMKDQPPT from the exons ATGGCGAAAGCAAAACGCCTGAACCGCAATTTCTGTGACATGGTGGAGAAGGCCAACTG GCAGCAGGAAAAGAAAATCGGAGGCCTGGCGAGTGATTCCTCTTTTGTCTCCATCATGGAGATTCCGCTGAAAGACCTGGGAAGCGCTGGGGACCGGGATCCAACAAGGTCTCAGGACTACAGTGCCCAAGCCTCCACTGACTCTTCCCCCCATGCAAGGAGGAAACAGGAGGGGCAGGAAAAGAAAGAGCGACACAGTCGGTGCATGCTAGTTGTTGGGAAAGGTCAAAGTTATCAGCCAAACGGTCGTTCCGGCTCTCGCGGTGGTGTGGATGCTTGCCAAGGATCTTCCACGCAGTCGCCCACACACGACAGTTTTACTACCAGCATTGTTTCTCCGACATTTTTAACTCTTCATccgcctcttctttcttcttcatcctctacCTTGGGGTCGTCAGTTTACCATGGTGCTCTTGCGAAGAaacggggagagagtggaggttcACCTCCATCCCCTTCACGTCCCCTTTCCCACTTCAGTCTGCCTACGTATGCTACTCCCATTGAAGAGCGCATGTCTGAGCCTCTGCCCAACGGCTCTCTGGTGCGTTCTAGGTCATACAGTGAGCGTAGTCATCTGCGCTGTGACCTTGACTGTCAGTCACATCGCAAGGCTGCTGACAGTCTTGCCAGCCACCAACGGGAGAATCGTGGCGAGTTAAAAAATATGTGTAGCATTTTTTCTGACAACCATGGGGATCTGGCGGTCTTTCTCAGCAGAAAGGTGTGGGAGGCCAAGGACAACCATGCCACCAGAGTTCTGCTGCAAAAGACACGCTCTTATCAGGACCATCTGTGTTTCACGGACACATGGCAACAGGGTCTGCTGGAAGCAGAAAGGATGACAAAGGAGGAATTGCTTGTCCTCTGGAGAAATTCAGAGTTGGAACTCAACAGAAAGTTGTTCGAGGCTCTGAAGGAGAAAACCAGATTAGAAAAGAAACTTGCTGTCATGAAAGACCAGCCACCAACATGA